The sequence TTCCGTGGATCATAGCCTCTTTTAATCCAGAACCTAAGAAAAGGACCACCCGAGAAATAATATGCAGACCGAAGAAGAAACCTGCAGAGAAAGCTCCAGAAAGTTGGTTATTGCAGTACTAAGACAACTAATACACATAAGAAACCCACAGAATCTCTTCACCTGTTTAACATGTGATGTGTGCATTTAAGACCTTTGTCAAGTAGTCGTTGGACTATGGAATCTCTTGTCCACACAGGTCGCTCGTCAAACAATGCAGACACTGCTACTTGCCATTGCCATTGGTCGGAGCTGGGAACAATGAAGTCTTCCCAGTTTAATACCTTTGGGATCTGTATGAACGCTAAGGACAGATCATCGATATCCAAAATGACAGAAAAGTAACAAACGAACATGGCTTCATACTAGGCAATAATAAGATTTGGAAGAtcagaaaaacagagaaaaggaTATCTTTGACACTGAAATCAATTGCAAATACTGGGCCAATATCTTCCTGCATCATtagtaaaaacaattaaaaaaaatggagaagTAGCAACCACATACAACCTATTATGCCACCATTAATGGAGAAGTAGCAACCACATACCTCACAAAGGTTCTGAGTTGGTGCCTCGTCTTTCTTTTTTGGGCCCGATGTTCCTGGAAGTTTCAGCCTGTGCTCAAACAACATaagtgaaatttaaaaatagaaattcaaACACTTTAGTCAACTACGTCTTTCTTCATCGTTCACCTATAACTAACATACTCCTTACTAAGATTCACATGAACACAAATAGCTTCACGTGGACATAATTTGTGTTAGCAGGTAAGAATGTAAAAAAACAGTGAAGACAGTGTAATCTTACACCAAGTTGTCTGGCATATCTTTGGGTGCAAAGAACTGTGGCAATAACATCATTACATCTTCATCAGCCATGTCCATTAGATCATCGTTTCCTGTATAATATTACAgagtaattatttttaaactatgctACAAAACCTTGAGATTTGGAATATAACGAAAGACACCAAATGAACGGAGGAAAACCACCTGCAAGCGGCTTCACCTCCATCCATTTCCTCTTCCTCTGCTGTGCAACATCCGCGTGAATAGGAATCACATGCTGGTAGTCAACCATGCCTTTACAATAAGAGTCGATACAATGGGAAACTTTAAGCAAAAGCTCATTCTACAAGACGCATTTAGAAGCACATAACAATTGGAAGAGCTAGGTTCTCACCATCGAAACAATACGATTCAGACACACGAGCTACAATATCAGCACACAGAGCTGGGCATGCACCGCTAGTGGCAAGAACAGGTTGAGTTTCAGGAACTCTCTTAACATCCTCCTTGTAAATTCTAAACAGAAAACCATTACAAGAACGTCTCTCTCCCCACGCAGGATGTGCATAAGGATCTTCAGGGCGAAAATGCAGCTCAAGCTTGTTTGACGTTGACTCTCTTGCCTTAACCAAagtgaataaaccaaaaatttgaTACTAATCAACTTCATATCTTTCTTGAGTAACTCAGGAAACGCTTACCGTTGTGATCCCTTGGATTCCTCCAAGAGTCTCCAGGGCTCGGGAGATAGAAGATGGATAACCAGGGTAATGCACTACAAACGTCTCCTTGCTCGGCAAGTTACCTGATACAGTTCCAGTTTCTATGATTCCCATCGTTTCTCTCCAAATCTCACCTCGCTGTGATACACACATACATCAAATTAGCTTATCTGTTACTATGTGTTGATGCTCTTCAAGCTCAAATTACAATGAACCTAGTGACTGAAACCTAGAGCTGGAACTAGTTCGAGACCATggaagcgagagagagagagagagagagagagcgagactTATAGTCAAATCACGCAGAGGCTCTAGACAGAGATAACGATGGTGTACCAGAAGTGGCGGTTACGGATCGGAATGGATCTCGAAATTGAGACGGAGCGGGAAGTAGTTGGAGAGCGCCGGGAGGAGAAGGAATCACCGGAGCTTTCTTGCCTCCTGCCTTTGTGGCGAAATCCCAAATTGTTAAATTTATGAAGTTATCGGAATTTATGCATTAATGTTTAGAAAAAGA is a genomic window of Brassica napus cultivar Da-Ae chromosome A2, Da-Ae, whole genome shotgun sequence containing:
- the LOC106404294 gene encoding general transcription factor 3C polypeptide 5 — translated: MGIIETGTVSGNLPSKETFVVHYPGYPSSISRALETLGGIQGITTARESTSNKLELHFRPEDPYAHPAWGERRSCNGFLFRIYKEDVKRVPETQPVLATSGACPALCADIVARVSESYCFDGMVDYQHVIPIHADVAQQRKRKWMEVKPLAGNDDLMDMADEDVMMLLPQFFAPKDMPDNLVLKLPGTSGPKKKDEAPTQNLCEEDIGPVFAIDFSVKEIPKVLNWEDFIVPSSDQWQWQVAVSALFDERPVWTRDSIVQRLLDKGLKCTHHMLNRFLLRSAYYFSGGPFLRFWIKRGYDPRKDPESRVYQRMEFRVPPELRGYCDANASNKSKRNWEDICAFKVFPFKCQTFLQLFELEDEYIQREIRKPPKQTTCNYKTGWFSEALLDNLRLRVAVRFVSVFPEPGFEDVFKSIQDEFERSEKTRIQKDSLTSCKPDQLEKTKGGEDLKKHKNRNKEKEVSADEDAEDVDEEYEELDVTADDDDEISLSSHGYGEMENNNNSRTYLQGLFDRFPSSKPALDGTDSDGEYQIYEQESNGLDDDGDEDDGDDDE